One window of Quercus robur chromosome 12, dhQueRobu3.1, whole genome shotgun sequence genomic DNA carries:
- the LOC126708699 gene encoding uncharacterized protein LOC126708699 isoform X1, with the protein MKYVLVTGGVVSGLGKGVTASSIGVVLKACGLRITSIKIDPYLNTDAGTMSPFEHGEVFVLDDGGEVDLDLGNYERFLDVTLTRNNNITTGKIYQSVLEKERRGDYLGKTVQVVPHITDAIKNSIESVAVIPVDGKEGPADVCVIELGGTVGDIESMPFIEALRQLSFSVGQDNFCLVHVSLIPVLGVVGEQKTKPTQHSVRELRALGLTPHLLACRSAQPLLENTKEKLSQFCHVPAGNILNIHDVPNIWHVPLLLRNQNAHLSILKQLNLLDDAATPALQDWTRMAETFDNLTESVRIALVGKYVGLSDSYLSVVKALLHACIACSLKPSIDWIAASDLEDDSARLTPEAHATAWETLRNAACVLVPGGFGDRGVTGMILAAKYARENKVPYLGICLGMQISVIEFARSVLGLERANSSEFDEKTPNPVVIFMPEGSRTHMGNTMRLGSRKTLFQTPDCITSKLYQNSEYVEERHRHRYEVNPEFIEILEESGLKFFGRDESGNRMEILELPTHPFYVGVQFHPEFKSRPARPSALFLGLILAATGQLEAYLGRHQNGS; encoded by the exons atgAAGTATGTGTTGGTGACAGGGGGAGTGGTGAGTGGGTTGGGCAAAGGCGTCACAGCCAGCAGCATAGGCGTAGTCCTCAAAGCCTGTGGCCTTCGCATCACTTCCATCAAAATTG ATCCATACTTGAACACCGATGCTGGTACCATGTCTCCCTTTGAACATGGGGAAGTTTTTGTTCTTGACGATGGCGGAGag GTCGATTTGGACTTGGGTAACTATGAGCGGTTCCTAGATGTGACGCTTACAAGAAACAATAATATTACCACGGGAAAGATATATCAG TCTGTCCTTGAGAAGGAACGAAGAGGTGATTATCTTGGAAAGACTGTCCAG GTAGTGCCACACATAACAGATGCCATTAAGAATTCGATTGAATCAGTTGCTGTCATTCCTGTTGATGGAAAAGAAGGTCCAGCAGATGTTTGTGTGATAGAGTTGGGAGGGACTGTAG GTGATATTGAATCAATGCCATTCATCGAGGCTTTGCGACAATTGTCCTTCTCAGTTG GGCAAGATAACTTCTGCCTCGTTCATGTGAGCCTGATACCAGTACTGGGTGTTGTTGGTGAGCAA AAAACGAAACCTACCCAACATAGTGTCCGGGAGCTGAGAGCATTAGGCTTGACGCCTCATCTGTTAGCATGTCGCTCTGCTCAG CCTTTATTGGAAAATACCAAGGAGAAACTTTCACAGTTTTGCCATGTTCCA GCTGGTAATATTCTCAACATCCATGATGTTCCAAATATTTGGCATGTTCCTCTCTTACTTAGG AACCAAAATGCTCATCTCTCAATTCTAAAGCAGCTAAACTTACTTGA tGATGCTGCAACTCCTGCTTTACAAGATTGGACCAGGATGGCTGAGACTTTTGATAATCTCACTGAATCT GTGAGGATTGCATTGGTTGGGAAGTATGTTGGCCTATCAGATTCATATTTGTCTGTTGTGAAG GCCCTTCTGCATGCCTGCATTGCATGTTCTCTGAAGCCATCAATTGACTGGATTGCAGCTTCTGACCTTGAAGATGATAGTGCTAGATTG ACGCCAGAAGCACACGCTACTGCATGGGAGACTCTGAGG AATGCTGCATGCGTCTTGGTTCCTGGTGGATTTGGAGATCGTGGTGTCACAGGTATGATATTGGCTGCAAAGTATGCCAGAGAGAACAAGGTTCCTTATCTTGGGATTTGCTTGGGCATGCAGATTTCTGTGATTGAGTTTGCTAGATCT gttttgggtttggaaaGGGCAAATAGCAGCGAGTTTGACGAAAAGACACCAAATCCTGTTGTAATTTTCATGCCTGAG gGTTCAAGAACTCATATGGGAAACACAATGAGACTAGGATCCCGAAAAACGCTATTCCAGACACCTGATTGTATTACTTCAaaatt GTACCAAAATTCAGAGTATGTGGAGGAACGGCATCGGCACAGATACGAG GTAAACCCAGAGTTTATTGAAATTCTAGAAGAATCTGGCCTCAAATTTTTTGGGAGAGATGAAAGTGGAAATAGAATGGAG ATTCTAGAGCTTCCAACTCATCCGTTCTATGTAGGAGTGCAATTTCATCCAGAATTCAAATCACGGCCTGCAAGGCCCTCAGCTCTATTTTTAG GTCTTATATTGGCAGCAACAGGACAGTTGGAAGCATATCTTGGCAGGCATCAGAATGGAAGTTGA
- the LOC126708699 gene encoding uncharacterized protein LOC126708699 isoform X2: MEHVANSSTDPYLNTDAGTMSPFEHGEVFVLDDGGEVDLDLGNYERFLDVTLTRNNNITTGKIYQSVLEKERRGDYLGKTVQVVPHITDAIKNSIESVAVIPVDGKEGPADVCVIELGGTVGDIESMPFIEALRQLSFSVGQDNFCLVHVSLIPVLGVVGEQKTKPTQHSVRELRALGLTPHLLACRSAQPLLENTKEKLSQFCHVPAGNILNIHDVPNIWHVPLLLRNQNAHLSILKQLNLLDDAATPALQDWTRMAETFDNLTESVRIALVGKYVGLSDSYLSVVKALLHACIACSLKPSIDWIAASDLEDDSARLTPEAHATAWETLRNAACVLVPGGFGDRGVTGMILAAKYARENKVPYLGICLGMQISVIEFARSVLGLERANSSEFDEKTPNPVVIFMPEGSRTHMGNTMRLGSRKTLFQTPDCITSKLYQNSEYVEERHRHRYEVNPEFIEILEESGLKFFGRDESGNRMEILELPTHPFYVGVQFHPEFKSRPARPSALFLGLILAATGQLEAYLGRHQNGS, from the exons ATGGAGCATGTGGCTaatagctcaactg ATCCATACTTGAACACCGATGCTGGTACCATGTCTCCCTTTGAACATGGGGAAGTTTTTGTTCTTGACGATGGCGGAGag GTCGATTTGGACTTGGGTAACTATGAGCGGTTCCTAGATGTGACGCTTACAAGAAACAATAATATTACCACGGGAAAGATATATCAG TCTGTCCTTGAGAAGGAACGAAGAGGTGATTATCTTGGAAAGACTGTCCAG GTAGTGCCACACATAACAGATGCCATTAAGAATTCGATTGAATCAGTTGCTGTCATTCCTGTTGATGGAAAAGAAGGTCCAGCAGATGTTTGTGTGATAGAGTTGGGAGGGACTGTAG GTGATATTGAATCAATGCCATTCATCGAGGCTTTGCGACAATTGTCCTTCTCAGTTG GGCAAGATAACTTCTGCCTCGTTCATGTGAGCCTGATACCAGTACTGGGTGTTGTTGGTGAGCAA AAAACGAAACCTACCCAACATAGTGTCCGGGAGCTGAGAGCATTAGGCTTGACGCCTCATCTGTTAGCATGTCGCTCTGCTCAG CCTTTATTGGAAAATACCAAGGAGAAACTTTCACAGTTTTGCCATGTTCCA GCTGGTAATATTCTCAACATCCATGATGTTCCAAATATTTGGCATGTTCCTCTCTTACTTAGG AACCAAAATGCTCATCTCTCAATTCTAAAGCAGCTAAACTTACTTGA tGATGCTGCAACTCCTGCTTTACAAGATTGGACCAGGATGGCTGAGACTTTTGATAATCTCACTGAATCT GTGAGGATTGCATTGGTTGGGAAGTATGTTGGCCTATCAGATTCATATTTGTCTGTTGTGAAG GCCCTTCTGCATGCCTGCATTGCATGTTCTCTGAAGCCATCAATTGACTGGATTGCAGCTTCTGACCTTGAAGATGATAGTGCTAGATTG ACGCCAGAAGCACACGCTACTGCATGGGAGACTCTGAGG AATGCTGCATGCGTCTTGGTTCCTGGTGGATTTGGAGATCGTGGTGTCACAGGTATGATATTGGCTGCAAAGTATGCCAGAGAGAACAAGGTTCCTTATCTTGGGATTTGCTTGGGCATGCAGATTTCTGTGATTGAGTTTGCTAGATCT gttttgggtttggaaaGGGCAAATAGCAGCGAGTTTGACGAAAAGACACCAAATCCTGTTGTAATTTTCATGCCTGAG gGTTCAAGAACTCATATGGGAAACACAATGAGACTAGGATCCCGAAAAACGCTATTCCAGACACCTGATTGTATTACTTCAaaatt GTACCAAAATTCAGAGTATGTGGAGGAACGGCATCGGCACAGATACGAG GTAAACCCAGAGTTTATTGAAATTCTAGAAGAATCTGGCCTCAAATTTTTTGGGAGAGATGAAAGTGGAAATAGAATGGAG ATTCTAGAGCTTCCAACTCATCCGTTCTATGTAGGAGTGCAATTTCATCCAGAATTCAAATCACGGCCTGCAAGGCCCTCAGCTCTATTTTTAG GTCTTATATTGGCAGCAACAGGACAGTTGGAAGCATATCTTGGCAGGCATCAGAATGGAAGTTGA
- the LOC126709778 gene encoding uncharacterized protein LOC126709778, producing MPMKNRGVARKAWNILRLALLWARKGGVFKRRIMMELRQYIQRLGNNARQDRLHYGERELSFDETPIFHVKMNRRSSSMRFRLPNIPCITNPQVDFDYDDDFIEEQAYGYDDGRKSFLKGQDEEEEEEEEEEEEIVPSCEQEDGIDSKAEEFIAKFYAQMKLQRQISYLQYK from the coding sequence atgCCAATGAAGAACCGTGGTGTAGCTCGTAAAGCATGGAACATCTTGCGTTTAGCATTGCTATGGGCACGTAAAGGTGGTGTCTTTAAACGCCGTATCATGATGGAACTGCGTCAGTACATTCAAAGACTTGGTAACAATGCTAGGCAGGATCGACTCCACTATGGGGAGCGCGAGCTTTCCTTCGATGAGACCCCCATTTTCCATGTCAAGATGAACCGTCGTTCATCCTCTATGCGCTTCCGCTTACCTAACATTCCATGCATAACCAACCCACAAGTGGATTTTGACTATGATGATGATTTTATTGAAGAACAAGCTTATGGCTATGATGATGGGAGGAAGAGTTTTCTAAAGGGtcaagatgaagaagaagaagaagaagaagaagaagaagaagaaattgttCCCAGCTGTGAGCAGGAAGATGGGATTGATTCGAAAGCAGAAGAGTTTATTGCTAAATTCTATGCTCAAATGAAGCTGCAGAGACAGATTTCATATTTACAGTACAAATGA